One genomic window of Actinoplanes lobatus includes the following:
- a CDS encoding glycosyltransferase family 2 protein, translating to MTGRGRRRAVSPHHRLGLLAHLAVFAVTVAVLGLDSTLGWIATVLNVVFLLFFFRHLGFAVAAARWTERDLDAPLVGAESFTPPVAVLVACKDEELVVDGMVAALLALDYPHSALTVVVVDDASTDGTGARLDALAAADQRLRVLHRQPGSGGGKSGALNDALALVDGAQIAVIFDADHQPEPDVLRRLVRHFRDPKVGAVMGRCVVRNGVESSLASTIFIDYLSGYLVNEYGRQALFELPAYGGANCAVRTDLIRALGGWNPHTVTEDTDLTLRLLLDGRRVRYDPSAVDFEEAVLSSRRFWKQRYRWARGHQKCLRDYWRPILTTRHLSPMEKLETMLFLWVYHVPVLCGLGLLLIVLRAFGIGDQSAVSTVSLSALLFAGPFTELAVGLVLGRVERRAVWMLIGFIPAFGMSILTATKAYLDGMWGTLYTWSKTARSGVT from the coding sequence ATGACCGGGCGGGGGCGCCGCCGGGCGGTGTCCCCGCACCACCGCCTCGGGCTGCTCGCCCACCTGGCCGTATTCGCGGTCACCGTCGCGGTCCTCGGGCTGGACTCCACGCTCGGCTGGATCGCGACCGTACTCAACGTGGTCTTCCTGCTCTTCTTCTTCCGGCACCTCGGGTTCGCGGTCGCCGCCGCCCGCTGGACCGAACGCGACCTGGACGCCCCGCTGGTGGGCGCCGAGTCGTTCACCCCGCCGGTGGCCGTGCTGGTCGCCTGCAAGGACGAGGAACTCGTCGTCGACGGCATGGTCGCGGCCCTGCTGGCGCTCGACTACCCGCATTCGGCGCTGACCGTGGTGGTCGTCGACGACGCCTCCACCGACGGCACCGGCGCCCGCCTGGACGCGCTCGCGGCCGCCGACCAGCGGCTGCGCGTGCTGCACCGGCAGCCGGGCTCGGGCGGCGGCAAGTCGGGTGCGCTCAACGACGCCCTCGCCCTCGTCGACGGCGCCCAGATCGCGGTCATCTTCGACGCCGACCACCAGCCCGAACCGGACGTGCTGCGCAGGCTGGTACGCCACTTCCGCGACCCCAAGGTCGGTGCCGTGATGGGCCGGTGCGTGGTGCGCAACGGCGTCGAGTCGTCGCTGGCCTCCACCATCTTCATCGACTACCTGTCCGGCTACCTGGTCAACGAGTACGGCCGGCAGGCGCTCTTCGAACTCCCGGCGTACGGCGGGGCGAACTGTGCCGTGCGGACCGACCTGATCCGGGCGCTCGGCGGCTGGAACCCGCACACCGTCACCGAGGACACCGACCTCACCCTGCGGCTGCTGCTCGACGGCCGGCGGGTCCGCTACGACCCGTCGGCGGTCGACTTCGAGGAGGCGGTGCTGTCCTCGCGGCGGTTCTGGAAGCAGCGCTACCGGTGGGCGCGCGGCCATCAGAAGTGCCTGCGCGACTACTGGCGGCCGATCCTCACGACCCGTCATCTGTCGCCGATGGAGAAGCTCGAGACGATGCTTTTCCTCTGGGTCTACCACGTACCGGTGCTGTGTGGTCTTGGTCTTCTCCTCATCGTCCTGCGCGCCTTCGGGATCGGCGACCAGTCGGCGGTCTCCACGGTGTCGCTGTCGGCGCTGCTCTTCGCCGGCCCGTTCACCGAGCTGGCGGTCGGGCTGGTGCTGGGCCGGGTGGAACGGAGGGCGGTGTGGATGCTGATCGGGTTCATCCCGGCGTTCGGGATGTCCATCCTGACCGCCACCAAGGCCTACCTCGACGGCATGTGGGGCACCCTCTACACCTGGTCGAAGACGGCCCGGTCG